GGCAAATTTTAAAACGATGTCGTGTTTGTAAACCTCGCGGGCTTTATGCGCCGCGATAATCGCGCGATCTTCGCAAATCGGGTCGATATCTACGAACGTGCCGAATGCGGTGACACCTTGGGAAATCATTAATTCGATGGATTGGCAGAAACGTGCGTAGTAATCATCCACGCTGGACGTGCGTTTCACTTCATCCACCAAATCCCATTTTTGTTGCAAATTACTGTTGTGATAAATGCCGATTTTTTCCGGCGTCATGGTGAAGGCGCGATCGGCATGGGCGTGGGCATTGACCCAACCGCCTTTTTTAATGATTTCATCGCGAATAAATGTTTTGAAACTACGAACATGGCTTTTCATACAAACTCCGTAAAAAGAATGAGGATAAAAAGACGAGAAGCGTATTAATTGAAACGGCTCGACGGGCGCGGCGAGAAGCATTGTGGCAATGTTATGAAAAACTCACGGATTTTCCATTAATAACATCTTTTCAGTCTTAAACTGGGCCGGAAGTATAAAGTTTCGGTCGCAAAAAAGCTATTTCTTTTTGACCGGGCGGGCGGATAAACGCCTTGTCGTTATTTATCAAAAAAGGAATTTTCGCTCTTAAACATTTCTAAGAATAGCCCTAGCGGTGGGCGATCGGAGGATTGTTCTTGATAAGCGCGGTCGAATTTTTTGTAGTTTCCTTTGCGGTCTAGATGATATTGCGTACCGTCAGGTTGGATTAATACGTTCCAACGGTAATTCGACGCTAATACCCAATCATCGCCTCGCAAATCAAATAAATTGCGACCTTGAGCATAATCTTTCGACGGATTTTGCACATTAAAAATTTGTGTCATTAATGCCGGCAATAAATCTGTATGACTGGTCAATGCGCTTTCAACGCCGGCCGGCAAATCTTTCCAGAACACTAACAGCGGCACTTGAATTTCATCACGGCCAAAATAATTGCGCTGATCTTTCTTATGCATTTCGTTGAAACTTAAACCGTGCTCGGCCGTTATGATCACCAAGGTATTTTCTAACGTTGAATCGGTTAAAATTTGTTCGAATAACGGATCTGTTTGTGCGAGAACGCGTTCGTATTCTATCGGATCCTTTGCGTTTAAATCTAAATCAAGATAGACGAACCAAGGCGTTTCCGATTTTTGAGCGATAAATTCATTGAATTGTTTGACTACATTTTCGTTCGTCGTTTTTTCTTTCGCTAACGCCATGCCGCGGAACAAGGCTTGGCGAAATAAGCTGTCCTTAAAGCCGGAAGCGGAGAACAAACCGAAGCGGTATTTTTCTGCTCGCAGTTTTTCAATAAGTACGGACGGAGTGTGATTGCTTAAAATACTATCCGTGTAGTTTGCGTTTAACCCGTAAAACAAGCCGACTAATCCTGTGTTATTTGTGTTGCCGCTACTATAATGATTGGTGAATTGAGTCGAACGAAGGGCAAATTCGGCAAGTTTCGGCATTTTTTCAGAGACAATCGCATCGTAACGTAAGCCGGAAACCGTAATTAGCAAAATATTCGGCTTATGTTCGGTGGTACTAAAGGTTAAAGAATGTTTAGGATATCCGATTTTTAATGCGTCCAAACGTCCTTCTTGCGCTAATTTTTGTTCATATTCTTCGCCATCCAATAAACCGTGTTTTTCTAAAAAAGAGCGTGCAGTCATCGGGTAAGACAGCGGGAAATTAGAACGTTGCATAGTAATCGGACGATATAAATAGGCAT
Above is a genomic segment from Aggregatibacter sp. HMT-949 containing:
- a CDS encoding DUF3413 domain-containing protein, with protein sequence MISFKKGDFNGKQYRDDTSRKISWGHWFAFFNIIIAIFIGSRYAFLIDWPDTLGGKLYFFVSLLGHFSFSVFAVYLLVVFPLSFVIKNHRTFRGLTVILATIFITLLLFDTAVFSRFNLHLSSIVWNLLVNPENGEMSRNWQIFFVSMPMILLVQMLFSRWSWEKLRSLERQTWLKYVGVFFTVTFIASHLIYAWADAYLYRPITMQRSNFPLSYPMTARSFLEKHGLLDGEEYEQKLAQEGRLDALKIGYPKHSLTFSTTEHKPNILLITVSGLRYDAIVSEKMPKLAEFALRSTQFTNHYSSGNTNNTGLVGLFYGLNANYTDSILSNHTPSVLIEKLRAEKYRFGLFSASGFKDSLFRQALFRGMALAKEKTTNENVVKQFNEFIAQKSETPWFVYLDLDLNAKDPIEYERVLAQTDPLFEQILTDSTLENTLVIITAEHGLSFNEMHKKDQRNYFGRDEIQVPLLVFWKDLPAGVESALTSHTDLLPALMTQIFNVQNPSKDYAQGRNLFDLRGDDWVLASNYRWNVLIQPDGTQYHLDRKGNYKKFDRAYQEQSSDRPPLGLFLEMFKSENSFFDK